The stretch of DNA GAGCAAGTGGAAAAGGAAGTGAGAACGAGGTCTCTGAAATGGAggtatattaacaataataattaacaaataataaacaattattagtttaaaaaaatataaattttaatacgtAGTTAATGTTATTTGAACTTGAATAAAACGACCTgacaattattgattattattttattttatttttttttttcaaacatgcattattttaatgaatataaatttttgtaataatttaaatgacatcGTGATATGTCTCTATCTTCCtgtattctatttttttcaattttattttccccttcttatttttttttattgttaaattctTGGCAAGGCCACATCCATGTAATGACAaacatacataaaaatattgtagaaattgcgttttaaaaatttactatttttcgaTTTCCAAACTGACTAAACAATTtgattgattttgtttttatttaatacaaatatcAACATGTTTATTAATGAATGTTTATTAagatttaatgataaatattttttataaattaattatgataatttttagattGGACAACGTGATGTTCCTGGAATTGATTGTGCTTATCTTGCAATGGATACCGAAGAGGGTGTTGAAGTTGTATGGAATGAAGTACAATTTTCtgagagaaaaaattttaaagcacaagaagaaaaaattcaacttgtatttgaaaatttaactcAACTTGATCATccaaatattgttaaatttcatAGATACTGGACTGATACTCATAATGACAAACCACGTGtaagaattattaattttaaatacactttatacaaataatataaattataatataaaaattaatttttatttaattaacaggTTATATTTATAACAGAATTTATGTCATCTGGatcattaaaacaatttttaaaacgcaCAAAAcgtaatgttaaaaaattaccattaCAAGCATGGAAAAGATGGTGTAGACAAATTCTTTCTGCATTAAGGTAgagcaattaattaaataatatatatttaatttataatttataaattatatttattattttagctaTTTGCATTCCTGTTCACCTCCAATTGTTCATGGTAATCTTACCTGTGACACGATATTCATTCAGCACAATGGACTTGTTAAAATTGGCTCAGgtttgtcattaaaaaaaaacaaataattaaataattaaataatcaattgttttaataaaaaatataaaacttttatttataattaacgtAGTCCAACAACAAGTACAATtagtcattaaaaaattagactaAAAAATCAATGTGAATGTCCTCCtacatatttcaaaaataaattatataaatagttaaattttatttttattttacagttgCACCCGATGCTATTCATCATCATGTTAAAACTTTTCgaacaaatgttaaaaatatgcaTTTTGTTGCACCTGAATGTGGAAGtacgtaaaaatataattgcaattaattgtataatatatattttaaatttaaataattaaaaatttaattgtgttctaatttaagtatttttatttataattatatataagtatgtgttgtatatatatataaaagagtatcatctttttttagaTTCTCTTACACCtgcaattgatatttattcatttggtATGTGTGCCCTCGAGATGGCTGCATTAGAAATACAAGGAAATGGTGATAGTGGTACAATGGTTACtgaagataatattaataaaacaattgaatcaTTAGAAGATATACAAGAAAAAGATTTTATAAGAAAATGTCTTGATAGTGATCCATTAAGTAGACCAACAGCAagagaattattatttcatccaGTATTGTTTGAGGTTCATTCACTTAAATTACTTGCGGCACATGCGCTAGTTAATTCTGCCAgtgagtttttaaaatatttaaatgttaaaatttcatttttctattatcattgttaaattaatttaattatttagcaaATATATCAGAAACAATTACGGATGAAGTGCTACAGAGGTTATACGAACCAGATACAATTGTTGCTGAAATAAGGTATCAAGGTCAGCCATCACATCAAATACGTCTAAGTGATATTCCAGTTAcggaaaaattggaaaaatttgttgaagaTGTCAAGtaggtttttttattattgtcttatataatttttaattatgatgtattaattattataatttattttagatatggAATTCATCCATTGACAGCGTATATGGCTAAACTACCACCACCAGTACGTCCAAGAGCAATATCACCTGAAGTTACTGAATCAGTTAAATCTGTAACACCAGAACCAGTTGATGTTGAATCACGTAGAGTTGTTAATATGATGTGTAATGTTAAACCTAGAGATGAAAGTTGTGAATTATTGGtaagtttataatattaaaatataattataatatataatattatttatatatttttagatgacAATATTATTACGAATGGACGATAAAATGAATAGACAATTAACATGTCCAGTAAGTCGAACAGACTCGCCAATGCTTCTCGCACAAGAACTTGTACATTTTGGATTTATCAATgaggtaataattaattgatttattattctatttctttacttttttctcgttgataaaaaaaaaaaaaaaaaagaaacaatacaacgaataaacaaaagaaaaaaacaaaacaaaaccaTAAAACAATAGTCTagaaatttgattaatttatttaggaTGATCGTGATAGAATAggaaatttaattgaagaagCATTAAGAAGTTGcttcaataaacaaatgatgGTACCTGGTTTGgtatcattaaataatctaCAAAGTCAAACAACTTTATTATTACCTGGACCAGAATTTCCATCAATTGAAGATGTTGGAAAATCTGTTATAAATACAAcgcataatgataatattattaatattaatcaaatgcaaaaaataactggtcttaataattcatcaattaataaattatgcacaaatttaaatgacaatgatacacaaaaaattaatgaaagtgGTAGTTAACCAATCATGATATTCATGTGCCACATTGCACCCTCGATGgctatgtatttttatatttaagttaaattaaaaaatgaaaacaaataattaaataacaagatAACATAATGAAAATAGTGCCGTggctattataaatttatgatattgtttttttattttattttattttttttttacaattatgattatttgccTAAGTCAATGACAAATTAATCTTAAATTATTTggctattttaaatattgttatttttgtttttactgttaatattgatataaattattaaatcaatttgtactggtatatttatttgaataataattttaaataataatatttattctgaTAATAAACAGAGGTATAtatagtttaatatttttttaacagaaaaaaaaattaaaataggaacatttaataacaaaaaaaagaaaaaaaaaacattgtataTTGTTGCATGACTGCTGCTggttgcatttattttttggcacatatataaattgataaattgttcACTTATTTTCTGTATAAAATTACTTTATAATAACACAGATTAAATTCAAagtcttaaatttaaatgatgattttattgttactattatcatttcaaaaacaaaatcaatttagagctgcttttttttttttgtatgttcaTTAAATGTTTGTAATGAATTTTGCaacgattattaaaattcttcCGAATACACTGTCATATATTTTGTggcacataaaaataaaattgataattattctaaaaaatattaataacaaagtGAGCCACGGCCCTGTACTTGGGTATTATTGATGTGATTAaatcaagatttttaaatCTCAATGAAATTAGCTGAAatctttgtaaataatttatatttttaagaaagTCTTGTTGAGACAGGAAAACACTAGTCATATAGGTATATTCGAGTACTAAcgaaaatcagaaaaaaataaataatacaataattataatcagaGAAAAACTAACATcttgtcataaattttttttttttttgcatttaattgtaaattaaaaacaaaaaaaaattatttaaaaaaacaactgagtttaaatttaatacctcgattgaataataaataattcaataatttaaataaaaaaaaaatgtaaaagtaaaaaaaataaaaatactgaacaattgattaatttaaaaaaataaattttcaacaataaattgtaattaaattatgacaatgtataactttatataatattttttaaaaaaatttaactaaaaaatttacaactgAATTTGCGATAGTTACAAAgaataactatatataaaaaaaaaaaaaagacctaaactcaaatatttaatttttataataataaatttaaaattattattattattatttttttattttaattataattgcattttttgtcaactgattttcttttttttttctttttttttttattaatcaattaaaatttaataatactaaaacaaaaaaagttatttttgaTTGGATTGACTTTTTTACTTGTTAACattcaagtaaatattttttgattgtccacaaatcctttttttttttttttttttcttcagcatATATATTTGgcatttaaatttctatacgACTTGAAATTTCTACAGTAATTAATACATTGGTctcttttataaaaacaaaattcaattatttttttggcactATAAAGAATTAatcttaaattaatatacatttgtatttaataaattattaacattactAAATTCTCACACTCACAAAAATTTGATACTAAAAAATGAgagatgaataaaataattgatacaaCTTATGTTTCATCTGTtcgatttaataaataatcaagatcATGTGAAATAGCATCAAGCATTCCAGTTGTTTCACAATCAGTTATTGTTATTTCtggatttttttcttcaccatCTGGCTGTTTACGTTCACCAGTTGTTGCAATATCAGGTATAATATTAACATGATCACGTTTaacttcaattttat from Aphidius gifuensis isolate YNYX2018 linkage group LG4, ASM1490517v1, whole genome shotgun sequence encodes:
- the LOC122855195 gene encoding nuclear receptor-binding protein homolog; its protein translation is MPGSRSSTDPEHKSPRESGEDSEDESEILEESPCGRWLKRREEVYVGSKSTQMADGTNFGASGKGSENEVSEMEIGQRDVPGIDCAYLAMDTEEGVEVVWNEVQFSERKNFKAQEEKIQLVFENLTQLDHPNIVKFHRYWTDTHNDKPRVIFITEFMSSGSLKQFLKRTKRNVKKLPLQAWKRWCRQILSALSYLHSCSPPIVHGNLTCDTIFIQHNGLVKIGSVAPDAIHHHVKTFRTNVKNMHFVAPECGNSLTPAIDIYSFGMCALEMAALEIQGNGDSGTMVTEDNINKTIESLEDIQEKDFIRKCLDSDPLSRPTARELLFHPVLFEVHSLKLLAAHALVNSATNISETITDEVLQRLYEPDTIVAEIRYQGQPSHQIRLSDIPVTEKLEKFVEDVKYGIHPLTAYMAKLPPPVRPRAISPEVTESVKSVTPEPVDVESRRVVNMMCNVKPRDESCELLMTILLRMDDKMNRQLTCPVSRTDSPMLLAQELVHFGFINEDDRDRIGNLIEEALRSCFNKQMMVPGLVSLNNLQSQTTLLLPGPEFPSIEDVGKSVINTTHNDNIININQMQKITGLNNSSINKLCTNLNDNDTQKINESGS